Sequence from the Sulfuricurvum sp. IAE1 genome:
ACTGAAATTTGAGGTTTTCCGACATGCTGATAGGATACATGCGCGTTTCGACTGACGGTGATCGGCAGAGTACCGATCTTCAACGTGATGCATTGATAAGTGCCGGGGTGGATGAGCGGCATATTTTTGAAGACAAGGCTTCCGGCTCCAAAGATGACCGTGCCGGTTTGGCACAGGCACTGGAGTATGTCAAATCAGGAGACATACTCGTAGTCTGGAAGCTTGACCGCCTTGGGAGGTCACTCCCACACCTGATCGAAATCGTCAACCAGCTCAAATCCAAAGGGGTCGGATTCAAATCTCTCACAGAGGGGATGGATACATCCAGCCCATCAGGTGAACTACTGTTCCATGTCTTCGGAGCACTGGCACAGTTTGAACGCTCACTCATTCAAGAACGGGTCAATGCCGGATTGGCTGCCGCGAAGAAGCGGGGTCGGATCGGCGGACGACCGCGAGCGATCCCTCAAGAGAAGATGGATGCTATTTTGGAAGCTCTGAACAACGGAATGTCGAAAGCGGCGGTGTGTCGGACATTTGAAGTGAAACGCTCAACTTTGATTGATGCCCTCAAGCGTTAAGTTCCCATAGAACCATTATAACTCATGCTCGACGTAAGCCCATAAATCATATCCCCCATCCATCGTTTGAATTCAGGGTTGTCACTGAATTGCTTAAACAGTTCCGTATCGTCTTTTAAAACCGATACCATGACTCGTGCCAACGCTTTGTCATGTTCAATCCGTGCTGTATGCGGCGTGTTTTTGATGGCATTTTGGAAGGCAGCATCAGCAACCACTCGGGCCGGAATATCTTCGGTGATCAGTTTATGAACCCTATCCGAATCACTCCAAGGTATGTTTCCAAACTGATCATTGAAGGTTTTTAGGATATTGGAGAGGCGATCGAGCTCGGGTTCTGCTGTCCCACCACTTCCGCCGACTGGTACAGGCTCAAGTACCCCCTCTTCATCCGGCAACTGAATCTCTATGACTGCTTTTTTCTCTACCCGGTAGCTATCCATATCAATCGTTTCCAAAATCCCCTTTGAAAGATCATCCTCAATCGGGGATGGGAGCTTTGGAATCAAAAAGTTGAGGAAAATCGAAAGTTTTTCCCAATCAGCATTGGTATAAGGTAGTATGGATGCCAAAAAGGAATACGTACGGTTAAACGCCTTTGCATTCCCCTTGAATGTTACCTGTTCGTCTTCATCGAGCTCTTTATTGTAGACAGCTACACATGCATCGAGGATTGGATCCAGCCGTTCTCTTGAAACGCCTTCGAGATACAGCCGTACCAGTTCTCCTACTTGGAACTCTGTATACACATGGTGACCATCTAAATCTGCTTTGAGATCATGCAGTTTATTGGGATCAGTTTCACCGCTTAGGACGGTCCCTCTATAAAAATCTGCAAATGAATTTTTGATAGTATCTTGATCATTCATGAAGTCTAATACGAAAGCATCATGTTTTTTGGGGTGGGCACGATTGAGGCGCGATAGTGTCTGAACCGCTTTAATACCACTCAATGTTTTATCGACATACATTGTATGCAGCAGTGGTTCATCATATCCCGTCTGAAATTTGTCGGCACAGATCAAGAACCGATAGGGGTCTTCTTGAATGCGGTTTGGTATGTCATTAGATGAAAAGCCGTTGAGTGAAGCTTCCGTCACTTTCTCTCCGCCATATTCCTGCTCTCCGGAAAATGCAACGATCGCCCTGTAAGGACTCTTTCTCTCTGTGAGATATCCGTTAAATGCGTGGAAATACTCAATAGCACGCTCAATACCGTTAGTGACCACCATCGCCCGCGCTTCACCGCCAATCTTGCGCAAACCAATGACCTGTTCATGAAAATGATCGATCATGATCTCCGCTTTCAGCCGGATGGCATGCTCATGACTCTCGACATAACGACGTAATTTTTTCTTGGCTCGCTTCGTGTCAAATTCGGGATCTACATCGACCGTTTTAATGAGCTTGTAATAGCTGTTGACAGGGGTGTAGTATTTCAAAACATCAAGAATGAATCCCTCCTGTACCGCCTGCTTCATCGTATAGCCATGAAATGGTTTAAACTTGGTCTCGCCACCTTCTTGATAGGGGATGCCGAACATTTCCAATGTCTTGTTCTTCGGAGTTGCGGTAAAAGCAAAATAGCTCGCATTGGTGAGCATCTTTCTCGCTTTCATACGAGCTTCCAATGCATCATTGATATCGTCTTCGGGATCGTCACTGAGTGAAGCGCTAAGCGCCTGAGAATTACGTCCACCTTGACTGGAGTGAGCTTCATCGATAATGATGGCGAACTGTCTGCCTCCGTTGTCTTCAATCTCATCCATGATCCATGGGAACTTCTGGATCGTCGAGATGATGATCTTTTTCCCGCCTTCGATAAAACGGCGCAAATCGCCTGATCGCTCCGCATGACCGACAATGGAGCCTACACCGGCAAAGCCTCTGATCGTATCACGGGTCTGTTTGTCCAGAATTCGGCGATCAGTGATGACGATGACTGAATCAAATATCTTTTTCGATTCTTTTTGGAGTTCCACGAGCTGATGCGCCAACCATCCGATGGAATTAGATTTACCGCTTCCGGCACTGTGTTGGATCAGATACCGTTTACCCACACCGCTGTTCACTGCATCATCGAGAAGCTTACGGACAACATCTAGCTGATGATAACGAGGCCAGAGCTGAGCGCGCTTCTTTTTGCCCGTTTTTTCATCTTTGGTTTCAACGATCTGAGAAAAGTTTTCCAGGATATTACACAGACTATCAGGACGTAAAATCTCTTTCCAAAGGTAATCTGTCTTTAGGCCATTTGAATTGGGTGGATTCCCGGCTCCGTCGTCATACCCTTTGTTAAATGGCAAGAACCACGAGCCCTTGCCCATCAGATGCGTACAGAACATTACCTGCGCGTCATCGATGGCAAAGTGGACCGCACAGCGGCCGAACTGAAAAATCAGTTCCCGTGGATCTCGGTCCGTGCGGTATTGCCATATAGCATCTTCCACCGTCTGTTTGGTCAAACTGTTTTTGAGTTCAAAGGTAGCGAACGGTAGACCGTTGATAAAGATAGCCATATCAAGCGCCAAACGGGTAGCATCATTACTATAGCAAAGCTGACGGGTGAGGCTGAAGCGGTTTTTGGAATGCTGCTCAGCAGATTTGGTATTGCCGACCGAAGGGATGGCGTAGTAGAGATCGAGATGATGCGGCCCATGTTTGATACCTTGGCGCAGCACGTCGATGACACCCCGCTTGGTGATCTCTCCCTGGAGACGGGCTAGGAATTTCTGACGAGTCGGAGAGTCATTTTCCAGATCAAATGCTTTGATCAAATCTTCCTGCGTTTCTTGGATAAAAGAAGTCAGCTGAACGAGATCGACGGCATAATCGCGGTTGTACTCACCAGGTGATCCTTTTTTCCACCCAAGTACAACCATATCCCGTTCGATGATATTTTCCAGACCTCTTTCGGTAGTATCAGTGCTCATTCTATTTCCTTGTCATCAATTAATTCAACACTTGTTTGGGTAAAACCTTCAATATTCCCATCTTTGAACACATATGCACCGTGTATATAGTTGGTATGATTAAACCGCAACCGCGAAGAGATTTCAGTATCAAAAGCTCTTTTTTCGCCTATTATCGACCAACACAATGTTATACCTTCCCGTTCATTTAATGTTTCGATTAAATCCTTGCGAACTAGTAAAGAATCGGGCCCTTTTGACCTGACTGTAGGATCAAATGTAGCTAACATTCCTTGATGATCAAGGAACTCAGCATCTTCTCCATTCCAAGTCAGTTTGAGTTTTTCAATTATCTCTTCACTTGGGCAATATAAACTAAATCCATCGTCAATTGAACAATCAAAGCTACTATTCTCTCCAGTATATTTTGAACTTACCACATGCAACAAGACTGGACAACCTTTGCCTGGATAAGTCCATCCAAGATAATTAAAATAAGGACCTTGATGATATTGGGCCGCAGGTGACCATTTATGTTCTCCAAAAAACTGCTCGTAATATTCTTGTGCTTCAGGCATCCATCTTCCCATAAAATTTACAGATTTGGCCCATTTTAAAAATTTATCTACATCTTGATTATGAATGAGATACGCATTTGTAATATACCAAATTTCACGTCGTTCCGATTCTTCTGGTTCGTCATCGATACTTGTCGGCATCTGCCAATTAAAATAACCATGAACATTGAACCAACTTATTTTATTGGAATCTGTCACACAAAGTATTTGTTTAATATTAGGTAATTCTTTGCTATCTTTGATCCAATCCTCTGGCGCCATTTCCTTATTCCATCGATCAAATGATTCTGAACACCACCATGCGGTGTCATGCCCTTTCCAAGAGGTTCCTCCTACAGTTGATTGTAGTGTCACTGATGGATCTATATCTCGCAAACCAATTTGCCATGGACCAACATATTTATGGTCTTTGTCCACACCATGATGTTCCTGTCTAATTTGAAAATGATCGGCGAAATAAGCCATAATTTCATGGTAAGCGATCCACTGATACTTTTTACCTATCCTTTCAGCTTTTGCAGCATCCCTCCCATGGTAGCCGATCTCAAAACGGTCAAACTCACCAAATCTTTCCGTCGTCCATCCTAAATCAAAAACTCGCCAAAGAACATATCGTTGGATTAGTTTGAGATCAAATTTTGGAGCACGTTGCGAACCAGAATTTTTCAGTTCTATAATCTTTTCAAGACTAACTTGATGCTCTTCTGTTAAGCTTTCTTTCAACTCTTCATATGCTTCATCTCGTTTAGATTGGGCTTGATCTAACTCGTCATCTTTTGATTCTTCACCTATCTCATCATCAAGTTGTTCCTGGGTAACCCGTAGAAACATCTTTTGAACTTCAATGCTTTTGAGAGCTTCATCCATGGGTTTGAACTTTTTCCAAGCTTCAACTTCTTTCGGAGCAAACTCTTTGATGAGCTGCTCGAGTTGTTCATCAGGAGATCGCCAAACCGGCTCATCTAGTTTCAAAGACAAAAAATCTGTCGACCATGAGTTTGTTCCAATTACATACCGAGCGAAATCATCACTTATCACGGAACTTCCAATACGATTACGAGACCATTCGCTTTCACGACTGTCATGCGATCCTCGGGACCAATCAGGTAAAAACGGTTGGATCTCCTCTTCAGACGGAATATTTGGCCAAATACTCGAATATGGTGGCCTGATCAATTCAGCATTCACTTCGATGTCTGCTTTCAGACAGAGTGCTCTTTCAATAACACCCCTTGCATAATCTCTCAATAAAATGTGTGCAGGGGGATTCCCGTCAGCGAAAACATGAGCATAAACAGACTGAGCAAGATCCTTAAGCTCTTCACCATTATTGCTTCGCATTGCCACTCCATAAGCAACGGCATATACTCTTTCAGCTATATAGGGGTCATTCACTTCGGCAAATCGATCGACAAGGGCTTTTGCCTTATTCAACCTTCCTGTTAGTAGGTTGACCAGCGCCTTAGTTGCTCTGTCCCTCAAATATCGGTTGGAGCTGGACAAAAACCAAGACAGAGTTATCGATGCAAGTTCTATGACATCGTCTTCAACTGTACTATTATCCGCTAACGACAGAGCCCAATCAACAACTCTATAGGCGCTTCCTTTGTAGCTCCAACTTTTGTGCAGATAAAGACTCCACCATGAATCCCGATCGGGCATCGAGTCTTTTTGCAGCCTGTTATGTAAAAGTAAAGCATTAAATGGATGATTAGGAATAATAGCTACTACTAAGAGCGCATCTAAAGCCTCACGTTCTTGATACGCATTCCTGATGAGTTTTCCGAAAAGTTCGCGAGATTCATCGTTAAAAGCTTTAGGTGAACGCCAAATGACGCTGTTAAAATAGGCACCTTGGATACCCCAATATTTTATAAATCTTGGAGCAAGTGATATCAGTTCGCACCCTGTTCTTTCTGGTACCTGAATACAAAGTGCCTCGACAAGGCCAGCTTCATTTCGATGTTTTTCATTGAGCAAGAAATGCAGGCCTCCGCCCTTTTTGAAAGACAATCCAGGATCAGTTGTGTCTAGATGCGTATCAAGCAAATATTTTGCTATCAAATGATCAGCGAGTCGTTCATAGCCAAAGTAGACCACTTCTTTTTTTTCGTCAGCCGAGTGCCAAACCATCTCTTCGCCGATGATTCCTGAAACTATAAGCTTTCGATATAACGACCTTTCATAACTACGTTCTGGCAGTAACGCATTGATTGTCTCTTCTGCAATATCTATATCGATCCATCGAGAGTCAAGCTCTACCATTTTTTGAGCAAGCGATTGCACTGCAGCTTGCACAAGCCGTTTGCTTTCCCGATAATCCAATTCCTTTAGTTCGGCAAGTTTTTTATTCACAGCAGACAGATAAAGATCAAAAATAGCTGTTATCCCATGCAAACCACGAGGCAACCGACATTCCCCGCTTGCTTGTAATCCACTGCATAATGTTTTCAAAAATAACGGATTTCTAAATTCAGGCGACAGTAGAGGCGCTGAAGGCAATTCAAGGCCGTAATGCATGAAGAATGTCTTGACTGCATCATACTCATTGTCTTCGAATCCATAATGCATAAGTGAAAAAGCACTTTCCAAAATTTCTTTTGAAATGATATCTGTGTATGAACTTCTTACAGAGAGCACCATCCCTATCCAAGGAGATCGCTCAACGACAGACAAAAATGCAGCCAAATGAGCTGGCCAAAGTTCTCGTCCTGAACCTTCGTTGATAGCGTCGATTAAGATCAATGCTCTGCAATCAGCAGCTTCTGCCGCCGACTCAAGTGCACCCACAAATTCTTCCAGTGTCATTGGCGGCAAATCAAGATGGTATCTCGCCTGGTTCCATGGAAAATCAAGAGTTGTGAATTGATGCCCCATTAACAAGACAGTCGGTTGATTGTTCTCAATCCTTTGTTTTGCAAGATCACATAATAGGTGAGTTTTCCCTGTTCCTGCATTGCCTTGCAAGATCAACAGTGATGTTGAGGCGACTTTGTCAACATCTTCTAGAATCGTTTTTACTTTACGAAGCTCATGTTCTAGTGAGCGTAAACTACTGAGGATGTCTCCACATTTGGTTTTACTGTATCGGTAATCTTTCTCTGGCTCTAAAGCCTGCTGTTCTTTATCGCATTTATCAAATGCATCTTCGATGACATACGAATATTCCAGTGCTTCAGCGATTTGTCTGGCAATTTGCCCAAAAGGTAAAATTCCTACAGGCTGATAAACAACTTCTCGAAGCTTCATTTCAACATTATGTATTCTTTCAAGGAAACCTTCGGTTGGCGCAGGTAAAGTACCTTTATCAATCTTTCGAAGACTGTATTCAAAGCTTCTTTTTTTATCCTTGAGTTCTTTCAAAAGAACCTTGATCCTGCGAAATGTCTCTATAGTCCTACCAAAAACTTGGAATTCTTGTGCAATGGGTAGATCGACATGAATCTCAGGTGTATACCGAGGGCCAGCTGTACTAATGGCAGTTGCTAACCGATATTCAAACCATTCTTGATCTAAGCCGATGGATTCAAACCAAAATTTTCGTTTTCCAGCATGCTGTGGATCCATGAGTCGTTCAAGCAATTCACTGCTACCCCAATAGACAAACTCTACACTCATCCCTTTATCAGCGGCCCATTGTGTCCATTTGAGGACACGTTCATCCCATTTTTCTTTGGCTGATTTTCCTCTTCCTGTTCTAGCATCAGGACGATCTAGAGGAACACATATAAAATACCTGACTAATAGAGGATGTTTATCCAATGCATTTTCGACTGATTCATCGAGCTGACTCCATTGAGAATCCCCAAAATTCTCAAAATATTTCGCTTGCCATCCCCATTCTTTTCCATCTTCAAGTATGCAGTAACACTCAACTCCAGCATCCGGTGTCCCTTTGCGGACAAACTGTGCATTATCTGGTGATTCTGATCTGGCAAGCTGACAACAAAATTCCTCAAAACCGGTATTTTGAGATCCATTTAATGCCTTTATCGCATGCCAGTTAAAACTCATTCTTCCATTTCCTCTGGAACAGTGGCATCATTCCCCCTCTGAATAGCTAATAAGTCTCTCAAAATACGTAATAATCGCTGACGGCGTATTTCCTCATATTGATCTACTTGTATACCTATATGTTCCAATATAGAAATATCTTCTTCAAGTCGAGCAGTATTAGAGTATCTATAAAGATATTTTGCCATTTGATATGTGTTTGCACGAAATTGTTGTTCTTCAGCTTCATGCACTGCCATAAAATCATAATCGTCTGAAACCATTCCACTGTAGACTCGTCCACTACCGCCAAATCCCAAAGGTGTTTTGATTGCAGTTCTGACATCGTCAACAAAAAATGTGATAAGCAAAGTAGCCCATGTAATCGGCTCTATATCTGGAAAAAGGTTTTTAGCTACATCCGCGAGCACCTTGTCATATTGCTCTGTTTGATTAAATCTGTTCCAACCCCATTGAATAAATATTTCCAACAATTGATGGGATTCATAGGTGGTTTTCAAATTATCAACAGTGATTTTCCAATCCGAAGGGAATCCCTGCCACAAATTTCTGCTACTATCAATATGCTCAATTATCTCTATTAATTTATCAAAAATAAGTCGGATAAGAATTTCGCAATACTCACTGTTTTCTTCTTTGTGCTTGTCAATATGTTTTTTTACTTCTTTGTAAAACTTGGAATTCAAACTCGATTTTGCCAATCTAAATTGTACTAGTCCAATCAACTCTTGTAATGCATATTGGGGCTGATCATATTGCCAGGCTTTATCAGAGTCATCATAACTTTTTTGATAGCTAATCCAATGCCATTTCAATACATGAGGAAAAATTTTAATCAGATGATAATCATATCGATCTTCCACATATTCAGATAAAAAGCCTATCAGTGATTGGGCTTGAGCAGGATTATCATGCACAGCTTCATCAACAACTCTAGTATATATTTCAATCATTGAGTCTTCGTAATTTCTTGGTATGTTTTTTGAACTCCAAACCGATTTCCACACTTCTACAACATCATCACTGATGATATTATCTTGTAAATACTGAAGCCGAAAAACCCATTCCTGTCCCTTTACCCACAGATAACAATTAAGCAAAATCATCCCTATCATACCAACAGAAATTACCCATAGATTGAATAAAAACCATGAAGAGGAATTCATAAATAAAAGTGAAGTAAATGCAATAAGAACAGCAATCAGTAGAAGTTTAAATTTGAAAACCAAATCGATCATAACATGAAGATCGAGCTTATGAAACTCACGTCCCGGATCATCACTTTTGACAGAAAGCAAATTTCCAAACATCGCCAACGCAAAAGGGATCAGGATAGTCAACAGTGCGATCATAAAATCGCGTAACGTATCGACAAATCCATCTGGTAGATTGTCATGTTCATAGAAGGAGTATAAAATGATTTCAAAAATGGCAAAACCAGAATACAAAACACCATAGCGTCTTAAGTGCTTCCATAAATTTCCATTTCGATCGAACATCGCCTACTCTTCCATCTCTTCTACGGCTTCATCGTCCGTTTCATCTATGATGTTTTCATCGTCGATTTCTTCGACAATTTCCGGCAATTCCTTCGCCAGTTCGCGCACATCCACCGCGCCGGTGACAGCATCGGCGATCAGGCGGGTTTTGTACTCCTGCAACAAGTCGATCTCTTTTTTGGAGAGTTCGATTGCCTTGTCGATAGAGGTCGTTTCCTCATCGAGGTAGCGGATGATGGCTTCTTGTTCAGCAAAAGGAGGTACAGGTAAGTGCTGAGTTCCAAACATATCAAATCTAAAGTCAGTAGAACGTTCTCTTATGCCTTTTGATAAAGCTGCAATCCATTGATTTCGTGCCATTTCTCTGATAATAAGCGCGTAATATTTTGGAAAAACCTCTGCAATTGGAGAACAAATAGCATACACGGGAGAACATTTCCCATTAGAATCAGAAACCCCAACAGCTCCCGCGAAGGCATCCATTGCATGAATTACCAAATCGCCCTTATTTACACCCTGATAGCCTATCTCTTTCAAAGCCTCGGTAAAGCCTGTTGTTCGGCGATTTTTTCGTAATGTAACTTCTCCATCACGAAAACAAGTTACTACATCATATTCTGGCAATATAGGACGATTATTTTTTCTAAAAAGTGCTTTTCCTCGTTTCATCTCCCAATGCGCCGGAATCTCCCCAATCCACGCTACGCCACTCTCTTTCATCGGTGCATTTGGATCGAGCCCTCGGGTGACGGCGTGGGCGATGATGGCTTGCTTTTGTTCGTTCAGGGCGGCAATGAGCTTTTTCTTCGCCCGCACCGTGCGATCGATCTTATGCGTAGCATGATCGAGATAGCGGACGATGGCTTCTTGTTCTGGGAGAGGGGGTACAGCTATTTGTTCAGTGAAATAGCTTTTTAAATCCAAATTTTGTATACCAGTTGTTTGTTTGATATGTTTAATATTGACTTTGCAACTAAACAATGTTTGAAAAAGTTTTGCAGCAAAAGTTGAAAGGACCTGATCAACAATAACGAGTCTATTTGTAAAATTAGAACACACTGCTGGAAAATCATGATTGAAAAGGACTACCCTGCCAACAGCTGTAACTTCGCCACCTCCTGATTTTTCAATCACTAAATCACCTTTTTGCAAAAGACGACCATTTTGCTCCGAGGTAGATATTGTTCTTTTTGTTAGCTTGGATGTCTTGAAAATACCTTGATTAAAATTGAAATCTGAAACCCTAAGACAGACTATATCTGAATTTGTATTCGTTGGATCCTTCCCCCATACACCTCCAATAGATTTTTTGATTATCGATTTAAGAGGTCTCATCTCCCAATACGCCGGAATCTCCCCCAGCCACGCTACGCCGCTTGGCTTGTAGGCTTCGTATCGCGACAGACTCATCCTACGATCTCCCGCAGCATCCCTTCGCTTTCGTGTTCCAAGGCCATGATGTCGGCCTTGATTGCTTCGAGGCTGCGTAGCTGTTTGGGCTTATAAAAATGTTTCGTAAAGCTGATCTCGTAACCGATCTTGATGCTGTTCTCATCGTACCACGCATCAGGAGCGTACGGAAGCACTTCTCGGGTGATGAACGCCTCGATACCCCCCTCTTCGAGCAGCGGAACCTGCTCACTGTCACGCAGTTCCGTATCGCTCTCATACTCGACGACGACATTTTTCCCATCGATCACCGCTTCATACAGCCCACGGATCGGATCGGCTACAGAGCCTTTTTTGTGGATCTTTTTGATGACGGCTGGAGCGTTTTCATCCCGCCAGATGACGGCACCAAGGAGTGCTTTTTTCTCCGCTGCTGCGAGCTTGATGACGCGTTTTTTCAGCACCCGCTCTACTTCATCGGTGAAGATGTTGTAGTCTCCAAACACTTCTCCTCCCAACTCTTCGCGCAATATTTCAGCTGTTTTGACCAGTTTCGCATCCCGTTTCCATGTATCGGCGTCGAGGAGCTTTTTCTTCATCTTTTCAGGAAGCCCTTTGGCCTCATCGTCTTCTTCACTTCCCCAGTTTTCAAGCGTCTTGGCGACCTCTTTGTACACACGGCCAAAGTCTTCGTACAAAACATCCCCGAATTGTTCATGGAGGCTCTGGCGGATCTCGGTATCTCCGCTGGCGTATGCGAGTGATTCGATCGCCATCGGTGTCAACTGTGCCACAAGACGCAAGGGGCGCTCGACAGTGACTTTGTAGTAACCAAACGCCTCGTTGTCGAAGAGTTTGGATTCTTCGCTCTCCTCGAAATTCAGATACATATCGACGATAGCACGAGTATCTTCAGGACTCAGCTCGCAGTTCTTTTCACCGAGGTTTTTACGTAGCGGTTTAAAACGGCTGGTCGCATCGATGAGCTGCACTTTCCCTCTACGATGTTCTGGCTTGCGATTGGTGATAACCCAGACGTAGGTGGCAATACCGGTGTTGTAAAAGAGCTTAAGTGGCAGAGCGACGATCGCCTCTAGCCAGTCGTTTTCGATGATGTAACGGCGGATATTACTCTCCCCTTGACCGGCGTCTCCTGTAAAAAGACTTGAGCCGTTATGAACTTCAGCAATACGGCTTCCCATCGGGGTGGAGTGGTTCATCTTGGCGACCATGTTGGCTAGAAAAAGCAGTTGCCCATCGGAGGAGCGAGGGAGAAGCGAGAGTTCTTCGCCCTTGTGCTGTACAACGAAGCGGGGATCGACAATGCCGTCTTTGCCTCCCATCCGTTCCAGATCACTCTTCCAGCTTTTCCCATAAGGGGGATTGGCCAGCATGAAGTCAAACTCTTTGGCCGGAAATGCATCGTTAGATAGGGTCGAATGCTCCGGGCCCCCGACGATATTGTCCGCTTCTGCCCCTTCGCCTTTGAGGATCATGTCGGATTTACAGATCGCGTAGGTTTCGGCGTTGATCTCCTGACCGTAGAGGTGGGTTATGATCTCCTTGCCCACTGTGAGCTCCTGAAGCGTTTCCTCGGCAACGGTGAGCATCCCCCCGGTACCACAGGCACAGTCGTAGAGCTGATAGGTTCCCGGCACGATAGTCTGTGCGATCGGCTCGAACATAAGACGCGTCATCAGCTTCACCGCATCACGTGGAGTCCAGTGTTCCCCGGCTTCTTCGTTGTTGTCTTCGT
This genomic interval carries:
- a CDS encoding recombinase family protein; protein product: MLIGYMRVSTDGDRQSTDLQRDALISAGVDERHIFEDKASGSKDDRAGLAQALEYVKSGDILVVWKLDRLGRSLPHLIEIVNQLKSKGVGFKSLTEGMDTSSPSGELLFHVFGALAQFERSLIQERVNAGLAAAKKRGRIGGRPRAIPQEKMDAILEALNNGMSKAAVCRTFEVKRSTLIDALKR
- a CDS encoding type I restriction endonuclease subunit R, producing MSTDTTERGLENIIERDMVVLGWKKGSPGEYNRDYAVDLVQLTSFIQETQEDLIKAFDLENDSPTRQKFLARLQGEITKRGVIDVLRQGIKHGPHHLDLYYAIPSVGNTKSAEQHSKNRFSLTRQLCYSNDATRLALDMAIFINGLPFATFELKNSLTKQTVEDAIWQYRTDRDPRELIFQFGRCAVHFAIDDAQVMFCTHLMGKGSWFLPFNKGYDDGAGNPPNSNGLKTDYLWKEILRPDSLCNILENFSQIVETKDEKTGKKKRAQLWPRYHQLDVVRKLLDDAVNSGVGKRYLIQHSAGSGKSNSIGWLAHQLVELQKESKKIFDSVIVITDRRILDKQTRDTIRGFAGVGSIVGHAERSGDLRRFIEGGKKIIISTIQKFPWIMDEIEDNGGRQFAIIIDEAHSSQGGRNSQALSASLSDDPEDDINDALEARMKARKMLTNASYFAFTATPKNKTLEMFGIPYQEGGETKFKPFHGYTMKQAVQEGFILDVLKYYTPVNSYYKLIKTVDVDPEFDTKRAKKKLRRYVESHEHAIRLKAEIMIDHFHEQVIGLRKIGGEARAMVVTNGIERAIEYFHAFNGYLTERKSPYRAIVAFSGEQEYGGEKVTEASLNGFSSNDIPNRIQEDPYRFLICADKFQTGYDEPLLHTMYVDKTLSGIKAVQTLSRLNRAHPKKHDAFVLDFMNDQDTIKNSFADFYRGTVLSGETDPNKLHDLKADLDGHHVYTEFQVGELVRLYLEGVSRERLDPILDACVAVYNKELDEDEQVTFKGNAKAFNRTYSFLASILPYTNADWEKLSIFLNFLIPKLPSPIEDDLSKGILETIDMDSYRVEKKAVIEIQLPDEEGVLEPVPVGGSGGTAEPELDRLSNILKTFNDQFGNIPWSDSDRVHKLITEDIPARVVADAAFQNAIKNTPHTARIEHDKALARVMVSVLKDDTELFKQFSDNPEFKRWMGDMIYGLTSSMSYNGSMGT
- the avs2 gene encoding AVAST type 2 anti-phage system protein Avs2; this encodes MSFNWHAIKALNGSQNTGFEEFCCQLARSESPDNAQFVRKGTPDAGVECYCILEDGKEWGWQAKYFENFGDSQWSQLDESVENALDKHPLLVRYFICVPLDRPDARTGRGKSAKEKWDERVLKWTQWAADKGMSVEFVYWGSSELLERLMDPQHAGKRKFWFESIGLDQEWFEYRLATAISTAGPRYTPEIHVDLPIAQEFQVFGRTIETFRRIKVLLKELKDKKRSFEYSLRKIDKGTLPAPTEGFLERIHNVEMKLREVVYQPVGILPFGQIARQIAEALEYSYVIEDAFDKCDKEQQALEPEKDYRYSKTKCGDILSSLRSLEHELRKVKTILEDVDKVASTSLLILQGNAGTGKTHLLCDLAKQRIENNQPTVLLMGHQFTTLDFPWNQARYHLDLPPMTLEEFVGALESAAEAADCRALILIDAINEGSGRELWPAHLAAFLSVVERSPWIGMVLSVRSSYTDIISKEILESAFSLMHYGFEDNEYDAVKTFFMHYGLELPSAPLLSPEFRNPLFLKTLCSGLQASGECRLPRGLHGITAIFDLYLSAVNKKLAELKELDYRESKRLVQAAVQSLAQKMVELDSRWIDIDIAEETINALLPERSYERSLYRKLIVSGIIGEEMVWHSADEKKEVVYFGYERLADHLIAKYLLDTHLDTTDPGLSFKKGGGLHFLLNEKHRNEAGLVEALCIQVPERTGCELISLAPRFIKYWGIQGAYFNSVIWRSPKAFNDESRELFGKLIRNAYQEREALDALLVVAIIPNHPFNALLLHNRLQKDSMPDRDSWWSLYLHKSWSYKGSAYRVVDWALSLADNSTVEDDVIELASITLSWFLSSSNRYLRDRATKALVNLLTGRLNKAKALVDRFAEVNDPYIAERVYAVAYGVAMRSNNGEELKDLAQSVYAHVFADGNPPAHILLRDYARGVIERALCLKADIEVNAELIRPPYSSIWPNIPSEEEIQPFLPDWSRGSHDSRESEWSRNRIGSSVISDDFARYVIGTNSWSTDFLSLKLDEPVWRSPDEQLEQLIKEFAPKEVEAWKKFKPMDEALKSIEVQKMFLRVTQEQLDDEIGEESKDDELDQAQSKRDEAYEELKESLTEEHQVSLEKIIELKNSGSQRAPKFDLKLIQRYVLWRVFDLGWTTERFGEFDRFEIGYHGRDAAKAERIGKKYQWIAYHEIMAYFADHFQIRQEHHGVDKDHKYVGPWQIGLRDIDPSVTLQSTVGGTSWKGHDTAWWCSESFDRWNKEMAPEDWIKDSKELPNIKQILCVTDSNKISWFNVHGYFNWQMPTSIDDEPEESERREIWYITNAYLIHNQDVDKFLKWAKSVNFMGRWMPEAQEYYEQFFGEHKWSPAAQYHQGPYFNYLGWTYPGKGCPVLLHVVSSKYTGENSSFDCSIDDGFSLYCPSEEIIEKLKLTWNGEDAEFLDHQGMLATFDPTVRSKGPDSLLVRKDLIETLNEREGITLCWSIIGEKRAFDTEISSRLRFNHTNYIHGAYVFKDGNIEGFTQTSVELIDDKEIE
- a CDS encoding restriction endonuclease subunit S, with translation MSLSRYEAYKPSGVAWLGEIPAYWEMRPLKSIIKKSIGGVWGKDPTNTNSDIVCLRVSDFNFNQGIFKTSKLTKRTISTSEQNGRLLQKGDLVIEKSGGGEVTAVGRVVLFNHDFPAVCSNFTNRLVIVDQVLSTFAAKLFQTLFSCKVNIKHIKQTTGIQNLDLKSYFTEQIAVPPLPEQEAIVRYLDHATHKIDRTVRAKKKLIAALNEQKQAIIAHAVTRGLDPNAPMKESGVAWIGEIPAHWEMKRGKALFRKNNRPILPEYDVVTCFRDGEVTLRKNRRTTGFTEALKEIGYQGVNKGDLVIHAMDAFAGAVGVSDSNGKCSPVYAICSPIAEVFPKYYALIIREMARNQWIAALSKGIRERSTDFRFDMFGTQHLPVPPFAEQEAIIRYLDEETTSIDKAIELSKKEIDLLQEYKTRLIADAVTGAVDVRELAKELPEIVEEIDDENIIDETDDEAVEEMEE